A window from Rhinolophus sinicus isolate RSC01 linkage group LG01, ASM3656204v1, whole genome shotgun sequence encodes these proteins:
- the POU1F1 gene encoding pituitary-specific positive transcription factor 1, with translation MSCQPFTSAETFIPLNSESSATLPLIMHHSAAECLPVSNHATNVMSTATGLHYSVPSCHYGNQPSTYGVMAGSLTPCLYKFPDHTLSHGFPPMHQPLLAEDPTAADFKQELRRKSKLVEEPIDMDSPEIRELEKFANEFKVRRIKLGYTQTNVGEALAAVHGSEFSQTTICRFENLQLSFKNACKLKAILSKWLEEAEQVGALYNEKAGVNERKRKRRTTISIAAKDALERHFGEQNKPSSQEIMRMAEELNLEKEVVRVWFCNRRQREKRVKTSLNQSLFTISKENLECR, from the exons ATGAGTTGCCAACCATTTACTTCGGCTGAAACTTTTATACCTCTGAATTCTGAGTCTTCTGCCACTCTGCCTCTGATAATGCATCACAGCGCTGCCGAGTGCCTACCAGTCTCCAACCATGCCACCAATGTGATGTCTACAG CAACGGGACTTCATTATTCCGTTCCTTCCTGTCATTATGGAAACCAGCCATCAACCTATGGAGTGATGGCAG GTAGCTTAACCCCTTGTCTTTATAAGTTTCCTGACCATACCTTGAGTCATGGATTCCCTCCCATGCACCAGCCTCTCCTGGCAGAGGACCCCACAGCTGCTGATTTCAAGCAGGAACTCAGGCGGAAAAGTAAATTAGTTGAAGAGCCAATAGACATGGATTCTCCGGAAATTCGAGAGCTTGAAAAGTTTGCCaatgaatttaaagtgagaagAATTAAGTTAG GATACACCCAAACAAATGTCGGGGAGGCTCTGGCAGCTGTGCATGGCTCTGAATTCAGTCAAACAACTATCTGCCGATTTGAAAACCTGCAGCTCAGCTTTAAAAACGCATGCAAGCTGAAAGCAATATTATCAAAATGGCTGGAGGAAGCTGAGCAAGTGGGAG CTTTATACAATGAAAAAGCGGGAGTAAATGAAAGGAAACGGAAACGGAGAACAACTATAAG TATTGCTGCTAAGGACGCTCTGGAGAGACACTTTGGAGAACAGAATAAACCTTCCTCTCAAGAGATCATGCGGATGGCTGAAGAATtgaatcttgagaaagaagtaGTAAGAGTTTGGTTTTGCAacagaaggcagagagaaaaacGGGTGAAAACAAGTCTGAATCAGAGTTTATTTACTATTTCCAAGGAGAATCTTGAGTGCAGATAA